From the genome of Marinibacterium anthonyi, one region includes:
- a CDS encoding Relaxase/mobilization nuclease domain protein produces the protein MSDFKSELGFQDCWSSSANKELNKPAGGSVGGGTRKPKAGANQPDRSFVQAQTISTADKARLARVVKGAPEVMVKVSKPAKNDKSGNPIKVSRASEAVRASEHLAYISRNGKIEVENDRGETFSGRQQVGVIYREWMEKHDEDRREGSAADRTRITTSIVFSMPGTADAEAVKDAVRALARQEFQGRHDYAMALHTDTHHPHVHLTLRTVGEDGQKLNLRKADLQRLRDTFAEKLRTRGIEAESTPRHARGVTRRGEVTPVYKIRQRGGKPLADARKMRQVRRDLEDNGGRLPQKAWDDALIARRNRVMATYDQAATILAGSADPKDRDLARETKQFATRLTETTTQRAEIARSLAGQGVARPMPHERGNAVESPERQQDLSKGSPDRGGRQR, from the coding sequence ATGAGCGACTTCAAGTCGGAGTTGGGGTTTCAGGACTGTTGGTCGTCATCTGCCAACAAGGAACTGAACAAACCGGCAGGAGGATCAGTCGGCGGCGGTACTCGAAAACCTAAGGCTGGCGCTAATCAGCCAGATCGTTCCTTTGTCCAGGCGCAGACTATTTCGACGGCAGATAAGGCGCGGCTGGCCCGTGTTGTCAAAGGTGCGCCGGAAGTCATGGTGAAGGTGTCCAAGCCTGCCAAGAACGACAAGTCCGGCAATCCGATCAAGGTCAGTCGAGCATCGGAAGCGGTTAGAGCCTCAGAGCATCTCGCCTACATCAGTCGAAATGGAAAGATTGAGGTCGAGAACGACCGTGGCGAGACCTTTTCGGGACGGCAGCAGGTTGGCGTCATCTATCGCGAATGGATGGAGAAGCACGACGAGGATCGCCGAGAAGGCTCGGCGGCTGACCGGACGAGGATCACGACAAGCATCGTGTTCTCGATGCCCGGAACGGCGGATGCGGAAGCGGTAAAAGACGCGGTCAGGGCTCTGGCAAGGCAGGAGTTCCAAGGGCGGCATGACTACGCGATGGCCCTGCACACGGATACGCATCACCCCCATGTGCACCTGACGCTGCGCACGGTTGGCGAAGACGGTCAGAAGCTGAACTTGCGGAAAGCCGATCTTCAACGCCTGAGAGACACCTTTGCCGAAAAGCTGAGAACACGCGGCATCGAGGCTGAATCCACCCCCCGCCACGCCCGAGGCGTGACGCGCCGTGGAGAGGTCACGCCGGTCTACAAGATCAGGCAGCGGGGCGGTAAGCCCTTGGCAGATGCGCGGAAGATGCGCCAGGTCCGCCGCGACCTTGAAGACAACGGGGGGCGTCTGCCGCAAAAGGCATGGGATGACGCGTTGATCGCACGGCGCAATAGGGTGATGGCAACGTATGACCAAGCTGCGACGATCTTGGCTGGATCAGCAGACCCGAAGGACCGTGATTTGGCGCGGGAAACCAAACAGTTCGCAACGCGACTAACAGAGACAACCACGCAACGCGCTGAGATAGCTCGCTCTCTAGCAGGGCAGGGCGTTGCGCGTCCCATGCCGCATGAACGTGGAAACGCAGTCGAAAGCCCAGAGCGTCAGCAGGATTTGTCGAAGGGGAGCCCTGACAGGGGGGGGCGTCAACGATAG
- a CDS encoding putative DNA primase: MSRSFSSAGRADVYNRITSEIIAAIEAGAGDWRAPWFHNGSSIARPTNVSSGKRYRGINTLALWATGFAAGYDDGLWGTYKRWQDSGAQVRKGERSTTVVLWREIKVSQQADDEDDDDGHRRMFARAFSVFNIAQVDGYERPATPVLPEDERLAHAEAFITNLGVKTEFGGSEAYYRPSSDTVFMPPFTSFRDAASFYGVWLHENGHASGAKHRLDRDLSGRFGSAAYAAEECCVEILSGLVLADLGIAHHPRPDHAAYIASWLKVLKDDPKAIFTAASKAQQAADWMHAQQPHAEEVAA; encoded by the coding sequence ATGTCCCGATCTTTCTCATCGGCCGGGCGCGCCGATGTTTATAACCGTATCACCTCCGAGATCATCGCCGCCATCGAGGCCGGCGCCGGCGACTGGCGTGCGCCCTGGTTCCACAACGGGAGCAGCATCGCGCGTCCGACCAACGTTTCATCCGGCAAGCGCTATCGCGGCATAAACACCTTGGCGCTCTGGGCCACGGGCTTTGCCGCCGGATATGACGACGGTCTCTGGGGCACCTACAAGCGATGGCAGGATTCCGGCGCGCAGGTGCGTAAAGGAGAACGCTCCACCACGGTCGTCTTGTGGAGGGAGATCAAGGTTTCCCAGCAGGCCGACGACGAAGACGATGATGACGGGCATCGACGGATGTTCGCCCGCGCATTTTCTGTCTTCAATATTGCTCAGGTGGACGGGTACGAGCGCCCGGCGACCCCTGTGCTGCCCGAAGATGAACGCCTTGCCCATGCGGAAGCGTTCATTACAAACCTGGGCGTCAAGACGGAGTTCGGTGGATCGGAAGCCTATTACCGCCCGTCGTCCGACACCGTGTTTATGCCGCCGTTCACTTCGTTTCGCGATGCCGCGTCATTCTACGGTGTCTGGCTACACGAGAATGGTCACGCCAGTGGCGCAAAGCACAGGCTCGACCGCGACCTTTCCGGTCGCTTTGGTTCGGCCGCCTATGCCGCCGAAGAATGCTGCGTGGAAATTCTCAGCGGGCTCGTCTTGGCAGACCTCGGGATCGCCCACCATCCGCGCCCCGATCATGCCGCCTATATTGCCTCGTGGCTCAAGGTCCTGAAAGACGACCCCAAGGCCATCTTCACAGCCGCCAGCAAGGCGCAGCAGGCGGCCGACTGGATGCATGCGCAGCAGCCCCATGCAGAGGAGGTAGCGGCATGA
- a CDS encoding site-specific tyrosine recombinase XerC, whose amino-acid sequence MIAARNDAYERVAKRSDVRFVTMDDYRIFREVGLRGLAPDGSERPGARDRNGLRNALFADLLVTTGLRLEEASGLLAGDLAVIVPDGDENRQLWLRLPPPLTKGDRGRSVLVPRRLLRQIAAYIDVERAAGAAKFVARDGAACFDRPIHITDAGLDRMRDVCTPEERCRLILCSENGTPREPAALWLTEVGQPVRPNSWEVIFARACKRCRDYGFSLSISPHQLRHTFAVHMLALLIQERLREAALPAGPMESYRLILGDPLQQVQRLLGHASLATTYIYLDHIATRADTVDSAVEELLALLPGPQGA is encoded by the coding sequence ATGATCGCCGCGCGCAACGACGCCTATGAACGCGTTGCGAAGCGGTCGGATGTCCGGTTCGTCACGATGGACGACTACCGCATCTTCCGCGAGGTCGGTCTGCGCGGCCTCGCGCCTGACGGCAGCGAACGCCCCGGCGCACGTGATCGGAACGGATTGCGCAACGCACTCTTCGCCGATCTGCTCGTCACGACAGGTTTGCGACTGGAAGAGGCCTCAGGTCTGCTCGCCGGTGATCTCGCGGTTATCGTTCCGGACGGCGATGAGAACCGGCAGCTCTGGCTGCGCCTGCCGCCGCCGCTCACCAAGGGCGATCGCGGACGAAGTGTTCTGGTCCCACGCCGGCTGCTTCGTCAGATCGCGGCCTATATCGATGTCGAGCGCGCGGCAGGCGCGGCCAAATTCGTCGCGCGCGATGGTGCGGCGTGCTTTGACCGGCCGATCCATATCACCGACGCCGGTCTCGACCGCATGCGCGATGTCTGCACGCCAGAAGAACGATGCCGTCTGATCCTGTGCAGCGAGAACGGAACGCCGCGCGAGCCCGCGGCGCTATGGCTGACCGAGGTTGGACAGCCCGTTCGACCCAATTCCTGGGAGGTGATCTTCGCCCGCGCCTGCAAGCGCTGTAGAGACTATGGTTTCTCGTTGTCGATCAGCCCGCACCAGCTGCGCCACACCTTCGCGGTCCATATGCTCGCCTTGCTGATCCAGGAGCGTCTGCGCGAAGCCGCATTGCCGGCGGGGCCGATGGAGAGCTACCGGCTGATCCTGGGCGACCCGCTGCAGCAGGTGCAACGCCTGCTCGGCCACGCGAGTCTCGCCACCACCTATATCTATCTCGACCATATTGCGACCCGCGCCGATACGGTGGATTCGGCGGTCGAGGAGTTGCTGGCACTGCTGCCGGGACCGCAGGGCGCATGA
- the parB_6 gene encoding Chromosome-partitioning protein ParB: MTEKKFGSTMQTLDRLKKSGDLAALTRKNKPAQAGQRDIPIDGIAPDPEQPRRHFDKDQLASLAESIRTQGVLQAITVQPADDAGKHMLIMGERRFQAAKLAGLTKIPAVVREMTDALRMAQLTENVQRADLTTLEVAEAVAAMRATGQARSAIAEALGWNEGEVSRFAALAKMPDALRDAAARNAPIRALSDLNTLWKKDEAAVRQFLSETEAGDISRVTVERLRVEIEGKQAAHDVSASAPLAPEGPQAESSKQTPDASRETAEAAGQGCEPDEAPSAASQTVPRPHVTSISPALLVRHAGQLGRALLDQPAANTKSVLIRFEEGGRLAEVPLAEVELVEVLRD; encoded by the coding sequence ATGACCGAGAAGAAATTTGGCAGCACGATGCAGACGCTCGACCGTCTCAAGAAGAGCGGCGATCTCGCGGCCCTGACGCGAAAGAACAAACCGGCGCAGGCCGGGCAGCGTGACATCCCGATTGACGGCATCGCGCCGGACCCCGAACAGCCCCGTCGACATTTCGACAAGGACCAGTTGGCGTCGCTGGCAGAGAGCATTCGGACCCAAGGGGTACTGCAGGCGATCACGGTGCAGCCTGCCGACGATGCCGGGAAGCACATGCTGATCATGGGCGAGCGGCGCTTCCAGGCCGCAAAGCTGGCGGGTCTTACCAAAATCCCCGCAGTCGTTCGCGAGATGACCGATGCGCTCCGGATGGCGCAGCTGACCGAGAACGTGCAGCGGGCCGACCTGACGACCTTAGAGGTGGCCGAGGCCGTTGCCGCCATGCGGGCAACGGGCCAGGCACGCAGCGCGATTGCCGAGGCGCTTGGCTGGAACGAAGGGGAGGTGTCGCGCTTCGCTGCCCTGGCCAAGATGCCGGATGCGTTGCGAGATGCAGCCGCCCGGAACGCCCCGATCCGCGCCCTGTCGGATTTGAACACGCTCTGGAAAAAGGACGAAGCCGCCGTTCGGCAGTTTCTCAGTGAGACCGAGGCGGGTGATATTTCCCGTGTCACGGTCGAGCGTCTGCGGGTGGAGATCGAAGGCAAACAGGCCGCGCACGACGTGAGTGCGTCCGCCCCACTTGCACCCGAAGGACCTCAAGCGGAAAGCTCGAAGCAAACCCCCGATGCAAGCCGCGAGACAGCGGAAGCGGCAGGGCAGGGGTGCGAGCCAGATGAAGCGCCTTCGGCCGCTTCTCAGACCGTGCCCCGGCCTCACGTCACCAGCATCTCGCCCGCCCTTCTGGTCCGTCATGCAGGACAGCTTGGCCGGGCCCTGCTCGACCAGCCCGCCGCGAACACCAAGTCTGTCCTCATCCGCTTCGAGGAGGGGGGGCGGCTGGCGGAGGTGCCGCTGGCCGAGGTCGAGCTGGTGGAAGTGTTGCGGGACTGA
- the merR1 gene encoding Mercuric resistance operon regulatory protein produces the protein MSNTSVRSIRRGDLARATGCNLETIRYYEKIGIMPDPPRSTKGYRSYDDAHVKRLKFVMRSRDLGFSLEEVRGLLGLVDDRSRTCAEVQIIAEDHLTDVQAKIADLQRIERVLSDTVARCTGDAAPECAVIDALLDA, from the coding sequence ATGAGTAACACAAGCGTGAGATCAATTCGGCGGGGCGATTTGGCCCGCGCAACGGGCTGCAACCTGGAAACCATTCGCTATTACGAGAAAATCGGGATCATGCCGGACCCGCCGCGCAGTACGAAGGGCTACCGAAGCTACGACGATGCCCACGTCAAGCGGCTGAAATTCGTCATGCGGTCCCGCGATCTAGGCTTTTCTCTCGAAGAGGTTCGCGGGCTGCTTGGGCTGGTCGATGACCGATCCCGGACATGCGCCGAGGTGCAGATCATCGCCGAAGATCATCTGACTGACGTTCAGGCCAAGATTGCCGATCTGCAGCGCATCGAGCGCGTCCTGTCGGACACTGTTGCGCGATGCACCGGCGATGCTGCCCCAGAATGCGCGGTGATCGATGCGTTACTCGATGCTTAG
- the merA_2 gene encoding Mercuric reductase, with product MKDLNKTDDEQGGYDLIVLGAGSAGFSAAITGADAGKRVALVGHGTIGGTCVNVGCVPSKAMIRAAEAVHCAGAAKRFPGLSGRAQVDDWQTLVQSKDDLVTTLRQKKYADLLPEYEDVDYIDAGPARLIEGGVTVGERTLKAPRTIIATGGRPVLPTIDGIEEIGALNSTSLLELEVLPKSLIFIGAGYIGAELAQMMSRMGVKVTLVARSHLLPGAEPEVSEALAAAFEAEGITLLTGLSYDTVRRDDAGVTLRVIQNGKPVEVTADHLVSTAGRRANTKDMGLDAIGVETDARGSIVVGEDMQTSVRGIYAAGDVTDRDQFVYMAAYGAKLAAKNAVLGEDHRYDNAAMPWVVFSDPQVAGVGLGEAQARDAGLDVKTSIVPLDQVPRALAARDTRGLIKLVADRKSDRLLGGQIIAPEGSDTIQTLVMALKFGMTTKALGETIFPYLTTVEGLKLAAQTFDMDVAKLSCCAG from the coding sequence ATGAAAGACCTGAACAAAACCGACGATGAACAGGGCGGCTATGACCTGATCGTTCTTGGGGCCGGATCGGCGGGGTTCTCCGCCGCAATTACCGGCGCGGATGCCGGAAAGCGTGTCGCCCTCGTAGGACATGGCACCATCGGCGGAACTTGCGTCAACGTGGGATGCGTGCCCTCCAAGGCGATGATCCGTGCGGCAGAGGCCGTGCACTGTGCGGGGGCTGCCAAGCGGTTCCCCGGCCTGTCGGGACGGGCACAAGTGGATGATTGGCAGACGCTCGTTCAGTCCAAGGACGATCTGGTCACGACCCTGCGCCAGAAGAAATACGCGGACCTTCTGCCGGAATATGAGGATGTCGATTACATCGACGCCGGTCCCGCGCGGCTGATCGAAGGTGGCGTGACAGTCGGTGAGCGAACCCTGAAAGCACCGAGGACCATCATCGCCACGGGCGGGCGTCCCGTTCTGCCGACCATCGACGGCATCGAGGAAATCGGCGCGCTCAACAGCACCAGTCTTCTGGAACTCGAAGTACTGCCGAAAAGCCTGATCTTCATCGGCGCGGGCTACATCGGCGCGGAGCTGGCCCAGATGATGAGCCGCATGGGCGTGAAGGTCACGCTTGTCGCCCGTTCGCATCTGTTGCCCGGCGCGGAACCAGAGGTCTCGGAGGCATTGGCGGCGGCGTTCGAGGCCGAAGGCATCACTCTTCTGACCGGGTTAAGCTACGACACTGTGCGCCGCGACGACGCGGGCGTGACACTGCGCGTGATCCAGAACGGAAAGCCTGTCGAAGTGACGGCGGATCACCTCGTTTCGACCGCTGGCAGGCGGGCCAATACCAAAGATATGGGCCTGGACGCAATCGGCGTGGAAACCGACGCGCGTGGGTCCATCGTCGTCGGCGAGGACATGCAGACATCGGTGCGCGGCATCTATGCCGCAGGCGATGTGACCGACCGCGACCAGTTCGTCTATATGGCGGCCTATGGTGCAAAGCTCGCGGCCAAAAATGCGGTTCTCGGCGAAGACCATCGCTACGACAACGCCGCGATGCCCTGGGTGGTGTTTTCCGACCCGCAGGTCGCGGGCGTCGGTCTCGGTGAAGCCCAGGCGCGGGACGCGGGCCTCGACGTCAAGACGTCCATCGTACCGCTCGATCAGGTGCCGCGCGCACTGGCCGCACGCGACACGCGCGGATTGATCAAGCTGGTGGCGGACAGAAAGTCCGACCGGCTGCTTGGCGGCCAGATCATCGCGCCCGAGGGGTCCGATACGATCCAGACCCTCGTTATGGCGCTGAAGTTTGGCATGACCACAAAGGCGCTCGGGGAGACGATCTTCCCCTATCTGACGACCGTGGAAGGGCTGAAGCTGGCGGCGCAAACCTTCGATATGGACGTGGCAAAGTTGAGCTGCTGCGCCGGATGA
- a CDS encoding putative bifunctional cbb3-type cytochrome c oxidase subunit II/cytochrome c — protein MVAVTLPDTLSPEASMGKRAFDVVCADCHGENAAGKIGFAPPLIHKIYEPSHHGDMAFQMAAANGVRAHHWKFGDMPPQPEVTRADVSSIIAYIREVQRANGIN, from the coding sequence ATGGTTGCCGTTACGCTGCCCGATACGCTGTCGCCCGAGGCGAGCATGGGCAAGCGGGCCTTCGATGTCGTCTGCGCCGATTGCCACGGCGAGAATGCCGCCGGGAAAATCGGGTTTGCTCCGCCGCTGATCCACAAGATCTACGAGCCGTCCCACCATGGCGACATGGCCTTCCAGATGGCGGCTGCGAATGGCGTGCGCGCACATCATTGGAAATTCGGAGACATGCCGCCGCAGCCCGAGGTGACGCGTGCGGACGTGAGTTCGATCATCGCCTATATCCGCGAAGTACAGCGCGCCAATGGGATCAACTGA
- the soj_9 gene encoding Sporulation initiation inhibitor protein soj, whose product MKTIVIANNKGGVGKTTVASQIAFYLGRAGYSVIAIDLDGQRNLTSALGGTRVVGNALQMLEGGEAPSFSVDPGEVVLIEGDRDVPVSSDDAVLQSTVAALDGLDGADFCIVDTPPTFSALVYGALLTADFMLSPIELKRFSLDGVEGVLKAFVQVQEINEGIQFLGLLPSRFDAVKRNERETLLAVAESYSNLLVPHAIRNRVGYEAAEAEGIPVFEVPTASGKEAAAEFGAFFDWFIEAIEKEA is encoded by the coding sequence GTGAAGACGATCGTCATCGCGAATAACAAGGGCGGCGTCGGCAAGACCACCGTGGCGAGCCAGATTGCCTTTTACCTTGGTCGCGCAGGCTATTCTGTGATCGCCATTGATCTGGACGGGCAACGCAACCTCACCAGCGCCCTGGGCGGCACGCGGGTCGTCGGAAACGCATTGCAGATGCTCGAGGGTGGCGAAGCGCCGAGCTTTTCCGTCGATCCTGGCGAGGTCGTCCTGATCGAAGGAGACCGCGACGTGCCTGTCAGCTCGGACGATGCAGTGCTGCAAAGCACCGTGGCGGCGCTGGACGGGTTAGACGGCGCGGACTTCTGCATCGTGGATACGCCGCCGACATTCTCGGCGCTGGTCTACGGCGCGCTTCTGACAGCGGACTTCATGTTGTCGCCCATTGAGTTGAAGCGGTTCTCGCTGGATGGCGTCGAGGGCGTTCTGAAAGCCTTCGTGCAGGTCCAAGAAATCAACGAAGGCATCCAGTTCCTGGGTCTGCTGCCGTCGCGATTTGACGCCGTGAAGAGGAACGAGCGCGAGACGCTGCTGGCCGTCGCCGAGTCCTATTCCAACCTTCTGGTGCCGCATGCCATCCGGAACCGGGTTGGATATGAAGCGGCAGAGGCGGAAGGGATCCCGGTGTTCGAGGTGCCGACTGCCAGTGGCAAGGAGGCCGCCGCCGAGTTCGGCGCCTTCTTCGACTGGTTCATCGAGGCTATCGAGAAGGAGGCTTGA
- the traC_12 gene encoding DNA primase TraC, with amino-acid sequence MAKSDFDIYQHVTNQIIESMEAGVSPWRKPWSGGEQGGTFPLRANGEPYRGINVLMLWLAAHANGFASAHWFTFKQAKDLGAHVRKGQKSSTVVKYGTVERENDEGEAVAIPYARAYRVFNADQIEGLPEEFYNRPEVQEGLGTRPLPEVDAFFQAVGANVTHGGARACYIPSEDRIQMPPVSAFISAQHYTATLCHEVTHWTGHRSRLDRFKMGSTKADYAREELIALS; translated from the coding sequence ATGGCTAAATCGGATTTCGACATCTACCAGCACGTCACCAACCAGATCATCGAGTCGATGGAGGCGGGCGTTTCGCCGTGGCGCAAGCCGTGGTCCGGCGGTGAGCAGGGCGGCACATTCCCGCTGCGGGCGAATGGCGAGCCCTATCGGGGGATCAATGTGCTGATGCTCTGGCTTGCCGCCCATGCCAACGGGTTTGCTTCGGCGCATTGGTTCACCTTCAAGCAGGCCAAGGACCTTGGCGCGCATGTGCGCAAGGGGCAGAAATCCTCGACGGTGGTGAAATACGGGACCGTCGAGCGCGAGAATGATGAGGGCGAGGCGGTCGCGATCCCCTATGCCCGCGCCTATCGTGTCTTCAATGCGGACCAGATCGAAGGCTTGCCGGAAGAATTCTACAACCGTCCCGAGGTGCAGGAAGGTCTTGGCACGCGGCCCTTGCCGGAGGTCGATGCGTTTTTCCAAGCGGTCGGGGCCAATGTCACGCATGGCGGTGCACGGGCGTGCTATATCCCTTCGGAGGATCGGATCCAGATGCCGCCCGTATCCGCGTTCATTTCCGCGCAGCACTACACGGCGACGCTCTGTCACGAGGTCACGCATTGGACAGGGCATCGGTCGCGGCTGGACCGCTTCAAGATGGGAAGCACGAAGGCAGATTATGCCCGCGAGGAGCTGATTGCCTTATCTTGA
- a CDS encoding putative mercuric transport protein, producing MEQHLAELPQSQSQKIGDETTKGWGVTGLGVLGALAMTSCCILPLVLVSFGVTGVFIAQLGALYAYKWYTFALSAAFLGYGFYKAYKPVDAEACADGTCARPIDRRIMRATLWAASAIVAVAMIFPYITPFILKF from the coding sequence ATGGAACAACATTTGGCGGAACTTCCGCAATCTCAGTCGCAGAAAATTGGCGACGAAACCACCAAGGGATGGGGCGTGACCGGCCTCGGCGTCCTCGGTGCGCTGGCGATGACTTCTTGCTGCATCCTTCCATTGGTGCTGGTCAGCTTTGGCGTGACAGGCGTGTTCATCGCGCAGCTCGGGGCGCTCTATGCCTACAAATGGTACACCTTCGCGCTGAGCGCCGCGTTTTTGGGATACGGCTTCTACAAGGCTTACAAGCCTGTAGATGCCGAGGCCTGTGCCGATGGCACCTGCGCCCGCCCCATCGACCGCCGCATCATGCGCGCAACCCTCTGGGCCGCTTCCGCGATTGTCGCTGTCGCCATGATCTTTCCCTACATCACCCCCTTCATCCTGAAATTCTGA
- a CDS encoding hypothetical protein (similar to phage Mu protein gp47) gives MGQVRHGSATTTYAVRAAIQRSQASLAQLSLELGINPKTVAKWRKRATVEDLKTGPREPRSTVLTEAEEAMIVAFRRHTLLPLDDCLYALQPSIPHLTRSALHRCLQRHGISRLPDVEGDKPKRQKFKRYPIGFFHIDIAEVQTVEGKLFLFVGIDRTSKFAVTQLVDKADRKTAWEFLEHLLKAVPYRIHTILTDNGIQFAEQTRNRNTASSRQMRFDMICETNGIEHRLTKPNHPWTNGQVERMNRTIKEATVKRYHYDSHDQLSTHLTHFILRRGRQSTGLSACPASPTTSHAGSSPSTGSRPTNTSAKSGHQSPKDSSSSRSTKCRDCTTSPRGKAGDCAA, from the coding sequence ATGGGCCAAGTTCGTCACGGGAGCGCCACGACCACGTACGCCGTCAGAGCTGCAATACAGCGATCGCAAGCTTCGCTCGCGCAGCTAAGCCTGGAGTTGGGCATCAATCCCAAGACGGTCGCGAAATGGCGGAAGCGTGCGACCGTCGAAGATTTGAAGACCGGTCCGAGAGAGCCGCGCTCAACCGTTCTGACTGAGGCAGAGGAAGCTATGATTGTCGCGTTTCGACGCCACACATTGCTGCCGCTGGATGACTGTCTCTATGCCCTTCAGCCCTCGATCCCGCACCTGACCCGGTCAGCGCTGCACCGGTGCCTGCAGCGGCATGGGATCTCGCGCCTGCCGGATGTCGAGGGTGACAAACCAAAGCGGCAGAAGTTCAAGCGATACCCAATCGGCTTTTTCCATATCGATATTGCCGAGGTCCAGACGGTCGAGGGAAAGCTTTTCCTCTTCGTGGGCATTGACCGAACTAGCAAGTTCGCGGTCACCCAACTCGTGGACAAGGCGGACCGCAAGACAGCGTGGGAGTTCCTGGAGCACCTGCTCAAAGCCGTTCCCTATCGCATTCACACCATCCTGACGGACAACGGCATCCAGTTCGCCGAGCAAACCCGCAACCGCAACACCGCATCATCCAGGCAGATGCGGTTCGACATGATCTGCGAGACAAATGGGATCGAGCATCGGCTTACCAAGCCGAACCATCCCTGGACGAATGGTCAGGTCGAGCGGATGAACCGCACGATCAAGGAGGCCACCGTCAAACGGTACCATTACGACAGCCACGACCAGCTGAGCACGCACCTCACGCACTTCATCTTGCGGCGGGGCCGACAGTCCACTGGACTGTCGGCTTGTCCCGCCTCACCTACAACTTCGCACGCAGGCTCAAGTCCCTCAACGGGCTCACGCCCTACGAATACATCTGCAAAATCTGGACATCAGAGCCCAAAAGATTCATCATCGAGCCGATCCACCAAATGCCGGGACTGCACAACTAGCCCCAGAGGAAAAGCAGGCGATTGCGCGGCGTGA
- a CDS encoding Membrane transport protein MerF produces the protein MTDTPENSDRLLKWGLGGALFAALCCFTPLLVVIVAGVGLSALTGWLDYALFPLLFFSLAVVAQALWLRAGKPGPAPKLWATGLAVALSILIILLEFRFAIRITIGVFAATALYAVLLNRAQKKGSLL, from the coding sequence TTGACTGACACACCTGAAAATTCCGACCGTCTGCTGAAATGGGGGCTTGGCGGTGCGCTCTTCGCCGCGCTCTGCTGCTTTACACCGCTTCTGGTCGTCATCGTCGCTGGCGTCGGATTGTCGGCCCTCACGGGCTGGCTCGATTACGCCCTGTTCCCGCTGCTGTTTTTCAGCCTCGCCGTGGTGGCACAGGCCCTTTGGCTGCGCGCTGGCAAACCGGGACCGGCCCCGAAACTTTGGGCCACCGGCCTCGCGGTGGCCCTGTCGATCCTGATCATTCTTCTCGAATTCAGGTTCGCAATACGGATCACAATCGGCGTTTTCGCCGCCACAGCACTCTACGCGGTTCTCCTGAACCGTGCGCAAAAGAAAGGATCGCTCTTATGA
- a CDS encoding mercuric transport protein periplasmic component, which produces MKHLLLSALAIVALSTPALAEERQVEIAVSELTCPSCSFIVASSMRGVPSVEIAAFEDGPEYGQGVYSVTYDDAETSIESIIGAVTANGYPAQVLPDTAS; this is translated from the coding sequence ATGAAGCATCTCCTGTTATCCGCCCTGGCCATCGTCGCACTCTCGACCCCGGCCCTCGCTGAAGAGCGCCAGGTCGAGATCGCCGTCAGCGAACTGACATGCCCGTCCTGTTCGTTCATTGTTGCCAGCTCGATGCGCGGTGTTCCGTCGGTCGAGATCGCCGCATTCGAGGACGGCCCCGAATACGGGCAGGGTGTTTACAGCGTGACCTACGATGACGCCGAAACTTCCATCGAAAGCATCATCGGCGCGGTGACGGCCAATGGCTATCCGGCGCAGGTGCTGCCCGACACAGCCTCCTGA